A genomic window from Gemmatimonadaceae bacterium includes:
- a CDS encoding DUF1232 domain-containing protein → MASDGPRRGMRRAVMHAIRLIPNYIRLLFGLFRDDRVSRTDRLLVLGALAYVISPLDFIPDVIPFLGEVDDLFLIVLALQRLIDRAGHAVLLDHWRGDPAELETSGLMRVLSAASYFLPPALRRRIRRLARA, encoded by the coding sequence ATGGCGTCTGACGGCCCGCGCCGCGGGATGCGGCGGGCGGTGATGCACGCCATCCGCCTCATCCCGAACTACATCCGGCTGCTCTTCGGCCTGTTTCGCGATGACCGGGTGTCGCGGACCGACCGCCTGCTCGTCCTTGGCGCGCTGGCGTACGTCATCTCGCCGCTCGACTTCATCCCCGATGTGATTCCGTTCCTCGGGGAAGTGGACGATCTGTTCCTGATCGTCCTCGCGCTGCAGCGGCTGATCGATCGGGCCGGCCACGCGGTGCTCCTCGATCACTGGCGCGGCGACCCGGCGGAGCTCGAGACCTCGGGGCTGATGCGCGTGCTCTCGGCGGCCAGCTATTTCCTGCCGCCCGCGCTGCGGCGGCGCATCCGGCGCCTCGCCCGCGCCTGA
- a CDS encoding DUF2281 domain-containing protein, with protein MNPYVRDRINRKLDTLSDERLYQVLDYVEFLETKYAEKPAPVTNVFQRFADGVEDKLRAGGLAVSTVSEAMGFLNKAMGVLTNVAETTKTVATDVVTAAKTAADQIGAPTPAEAAGAAVAPAAAATATTPSAAPATPPPTAPPTAPPTHGV; from the coding sequence ATGAATCCGTACGTCCGCGACCGCATCAATCGCAAACTCGACACGCTCTCCGATGAGCGGCTCTATCAGGTGCTCGACTACGTCGAGTTCCTGGAGACGAAGTACGCCGAAAAGCCGGCGCCCGTGACCAACGTCTTCCAGCGCTTCGCCGATGGGGTGGAGGACAAGCTGCGCGCCGGTGGACTGGCGGTGAGCACCGTCTCCGAGGCGATGGGCTTTCTGAACAAGGCCATGGGCGTGCTGACGAACGTCGCCGAGACGACCAAGACGGTCGCCACCGACGTGGTGACGGCGGCGAAGACCGCGGCCGATCAGATCGGCGCGCCCACGCCGGCCGAAGCGGCGGGCGCGGCGGTCGCACCGGCCGCAGCGGCCACGGCCACCACGCCTTCCGCTGCTCCGGCAACGCCGCCCCCCACCGCGCCCCCGACCGCGCCGCCCACCCATGGCGTCTGA